One Micromonospora eburnea genomic region harbors:
- a CDS encoding endo-1,4-beta-xylanase: MRLWNLSHRSRRRSQTLAVLCSTALIAAITAAPAPAAAAQTVLSNDFESGSYAPWGQRGAVTLAIADEGHESDHSLSVTGRTANWQGPATSATAVFNPGTQYTVSAWAKLPAGTEGTAGVHFTVEATPADGGANTYTWIGGSAPATAAGWVRIGGDYTLPAGLSSATLYVEADGSTPFLLDDILITAPDGSGGPEPGTRAIDTDFENGLDGWGPRDGGPGAPKVTLTDVAHGGASAALVTNRVNQGAGLGRDVTSLLTAGVTYEFDAWLRFAEGQPTDQVWLSLASTTGDSQSFSTLAQFETVTNTGWTQVSARFTMPAADSAFLYFETRWQGADVAGNTSDFLVDDIVVRVPEPPVIEDLTGIHQTTDFPVGVAIDSRETVGGAAQLLTRHFNQITPENHMKPEAWYDSERNFRPHEQALALMDFARDNDLHVYGHVLVWHSQTPAWFFQDAAGQPLTTSTADQQLLRERLRTHVFNIARSLSQRYGPFGSATNPLYAFDAVNEVVSDSGEYADGLRRSEWYRILGESFIDLTFQYANEAFNDTYAAAGKTHPVALFINDYNTEQSGKQARYRALVQRLLARGVPIDGVGHQFHVSLATPVSSLEAALAAFKDLPVTQAVTEFDVTTGTPVTQANLIEQGYYYRDAFRIFRAHTKDLLSVTVWGLTDGRSWRNSSGAPLLFDDNLRAKPAYHGAVDGELSARLRTANVFAGDVALTAGAPKDLTWRKLPLHPVENAARFQLRWAPDHLTAYVTVNDTTVSGDDRVSFVLGGKTYQVSRDGSGDVPAVVAKRDGGYDLVARLPLTGAARGDTLTLDVRVRDNGTTSGWNTPGAVGTLTLVEELSYLEVRETATAPVIDGTVDAVWAHAGSVTTAKKVSGTDGATAKVRTLWRGQTLYVLAEVTDPTVDVSGSDPWTQDSVEIYVDAGNAKNGAYRYDDTQIRINADNVVSFGTGDEAFQAGRLDSAAVRTATGYTVEAAISLLEYGGLDTFHGLDFQVNDASNGARTGIRNWAEQEGVGYQSTARWGVGRLVAGSNVEVTLTTIARWNSDSGGGYCSTITATNTSAKPVAWTAVVDLEGDIYDAWNFQRERLADGSYRIRGVDWNRTLAPGASTVSIGYCANL, translated from the coding sequence ATGCGCCTCTGGAACCTGTCCCACCGATCACGACGCCGATCGCAGACCCTCGCCGTACTCTGTTCGACCGCGCTCATCGCGGCCATCACCGCCGCACCCGCCCCGGCCGCCGCCGCGCAGACCGTCCTCTCCAACGACTTCGAGTCCGGCTCGTACGCCCCGTGGGGGCAGCGCGGCGCCGTTACCCTCGCCATCGCCGACGAGGGCCACGAGAGCGACCACAGCCTGTCGGTCACCGGCCGCACCGCCAACTGGCAGGGCCCGGCGACGAGCGCGACCGCGGTGTTCAACCCCGGTACGCAGTACACGGTCAGCGCCTGGGCGAAGCTGCCGGCGGGCACCGAGGGCACCGCCGGCGTGCACTTCACCGTCGAGGCGACCCCGGCCGACGGCGGCGCCAACACCTACACCTGGATCGGCGGCAGCGCACCCGCCACCGCGGCCGGCTGGGTACGGATCGGCGGCGACTACACGCTGCCCGCGGGGCTCAGCAGCGCCACCCTCTACGTCGAGGCGGACGGCAGCACCCCGTTCCTCCTCGACGACATCCTGATCACCGCGCCCGACGGCAGCGGCGGGCCGGAGCCGGGCACCAGGGCCATCGACACCGACTTCGAGAACGGGCTGGACGGCTGGGGCCCGCGCGACGGCGGTCCGGGTGCTCCGAAGGTCACGCTCACCGACGTCGCGCACGGGGGTGCGTCCGCGGCGCTGGTCACCAACCGGGTCAACCAGGGCGCCGGCCTCGGCCGCGACGTGACCAGCCTGTTGACGGCGGGCGTGACCTACGAGTTCGACGCCTGGCTACGGTTCGCCGAGGGCCAGCCGACCGACCAGGTCTGGCTCAGCCTGGCCAGCACGACCGGCGACAGCCAGTCGTTCAGCACCCTCGCCCAGTTCGAGACGGTCACCAACACCGGGTGGACGCAGGTGAGCGCCCGCTTCACCATGCCGGCCGCGGACAGCGCGTTCCTCTACTTCGAGACCCGCTGGCAGGGTGCGGACGTGGCCGGCAACACCAGCGACTTCCTCGTCGACGACATCGTCGTACGGGTGCCGGAGCCACCGGTCATCGAGGACCTCACCGGCATCCACCAGACCACCGACTTCCCGGTCGGCGTGGCGATCGACAGCCGGGAGACGGTCGGCGGGGCCGCCCAATTGCTGACCCGGCACTTCAACCAGATCACGCCAGAGAACCACATGAAGCCCGAGGCCTGGTACGACAGCGAGCGCAACTTCCGCCCGCACGAGCAGGCGCTGGCCCTGATGGACTTCGCCCGGGACAACGACCTGCACGTCTACGGCCACGTGCTGGTCTGGCACAGCCAGACCCCGGCCTGGTTCTTCCAGGACGCCGCCGGGCAGCCACTGACCACGTCGACGGCCGACCAGCAGCTGCTGCGCGAGCGGCTGCGCACCCACGTCTTCAACATCGCCAGGTCGCTGAGCCAGCGGTACGGTCCGTTCGGCTCCGCCACCAACCCGCTGTACGCGTTCGACGCGGTCAACGAGGTGGTCAGCGACAGCGGTGAGTACGCCGACGGCCTGCGCCGCAGCGAGTGGTACCGGATCCTCGGCGAAAGTTTCATCGACCTGACGTTCCAGTACGCGAACGAGGCGTTCAACGACACCTACGCCGCCGCCGGGAAGACCCACCCGGTCGCCCTGTTCATCAACGACTACAACACCGAGCAGAGCGGCAAGCAGGCCCGCTACCGGGCGCTCGTGCAGCGGCTGCTCGCGCGCGGCGTGCCGATCGACGGGGTGGGCCACCAGTTCCACGTCTCGCTGGCCACGCCGGTCAGCAGCCTGGAGGCCGCGCTGGCGGCGTTCAAGGACCTGCCGGTGACCCAGGCCGTCACCGAGTTCGACGTCACCACGGGCACCCCGGTCACCCAGGCGAACCTGATCGAGCAGGGCTACTACTACCGGGACGCTTTCCGGATCTTCCGGGCGCACACTAAGGACCTGCTGTCCGTCACCGTCTGGGGTCTCACCGACGGCCGATCGTGGCGGAACAGCAGCGGCGCCCCATTGCTGTTCGACGACAACCTGCGGGCCAAGCCCGCCTACCACGGGGCGGTGGACGGCGAGCTGTCCGCCCGGCTGCGTACCGCCAACGTCTTCGCCGGTGACGTGGCCCTCACCGCCGGCGCCCCGAAGGATCTGACCTGGCGCAAGCTGCCGCTGCACCCGGTGGAGAACGCGGCGCGGTTCCAGCTGCGCTGGGCACCGGATCACCTGACGGCGTACGTCACGGTCAACGACACCACGGTTTCCGGCGACGACCGGGTCAGCTTCGTCCTGGGCGGCAAGACGTACCAGGTCTCCCGCGACGGCAGCGGTGACGTGCCGGCCGTCGTGGCCAAGCGGGACGGCGGCTACGATCTGGTCGCCCGCCTGCCGCTGACCGGCGCCGCCCGGGGCGACACGCTCACCCTGGACGTGCGGGTCCGCGACAACGGCACCACGTCCGGCTGGAACACCCCGGGAGCGGTCGGCACCCTCACCCTGGTGGAGGAGCTGTCGTACCTGGAGGTGCGCGAGACCGCCACCGCGCCGGTCATCGACGGCACGGTGGACGCCGTCTGGGCCCACGCGGGCTCGGTGACCACGGCCAAGAAGGTCTCCGGCACCGACGGCGCGACCGCGAAGGTGCGTACCCTCTGGCGGGGCCAGACGCTCTACGTGCTGGCCGAGGTCACCGACCCGACGGTGGACGTCTCCGGTTCCGACCCGTGGACCCAGGACTCGGTCGAGATCTACGTCGACGCCGGCAACGCCAAGAACGGCGCCTACCGCTACGACGACACCCAGATCCGGATCAACGCCGACAACGTCGTGTCGTTCGGCACCGGCGACGAGGCGTTCCAGGCGGGCCGCCTGGACAGCGCAGCCGTGCGTACCGCGACGGGCTACACCGTCGAGGCGGCGATCAGCCTGCTCGAATACGGCGGCCTCGACACGTTCCACGGCCTGGACTTCCAGGTCAACGACGCGTCGAACGGCGCTCGTACCGGGATCCGCAACTGGGCCGAGCAGGAGGGTGTGGGCTACCAGAGCACCGCCCGGTGGGGCGTCGGCCGGTTGGTGGCCGGTTCCAACGTGGAGGTCACCCTGACCACGATCGCCCGGTGGAACTCCGACAGCGGCGGCGGCTACTGCTCGACCATCACCGCCACCAACACCAGCGCCAAGCCCGTCGCATGGACCGCTGTCGTCGATCTCGAGGGCGACATCTACGACGCGTGGAACTTCCAGCGGGAACGGCTGGCCGACGGCAGCTACCGGATCAGGGGCGTGGACTGGAACCGGACCCTGGCACCGGGTGCCAGCACCGTCAGCATCGGGTACTGCGCCAACCTGTGA
- a CDS encoding ArsB/NhaD family transporter, which translates to MSAAAAIAIFAVAFFFIATEKIHRVAVVLTAAGLMALLRLVPGNDVFFSEHAGIDWNVIFLLLGMMIIVGIVKRTGLFEFLAIWAAKKSQGRPYRLMVMLMLITAVASPFLDNVTTIMLVAPVTLLVCDKLGVSAVPYLIAEALASNIGGAATLIGDPPNIIIASRAGLTFNDFLVHMAPVVTVAFVVFVVMCRWLFRRSFEYHPERVAEVMALDERKAITDVRLLVRCLAVLGLVITAFSLHAVLHLEPAIVALLGAGAMVLVTRATPEQFLPEVEWSTLVFFMGLFIMVGGLVETGVISAVGHWAVGAVGDDYFAAASSLLFGSAVFGAFLDNIPYVATTAPIVEDIVAESVDPAVMQPLWWAFALGADFGGNGTAVAASANVVVLGVAARAGQPIGFWQFTRYGIITTVVTTIVAWAYVWLRYFA; encoded by the coding sequence ATGAGCGCCGCCGCCGCCATCGCCATCTTCGCGGTGGCGTTCTTCTTCATCGCCACCGAGAAGATCCACCGGGTCGCGGTGGTGCTGACCGCCGCCGGGCTGATGGCGCTGCTACGCCTGGTCCCCGGCAACGACGTCTTCTTCTCCGAACACGCCGGCATCGACTGGAACGTCATCTTCCTGCTGCTCGGCATGATGATCATCGTCGGGATCGTCAAGCGGACCGGCCTGTTCGAGTTCCTGGCGATCTGGGCGGCGAAGAAGTCCCAGGGCCGGCCGTACCGGCTGATGGTGATGCTCATGCTCATCACGGCGGTGGCGTCGCCGTTCCTGGACAACGTCACCACCATCATGCTCGTGGCCCCGGTGACCCTGCTGGTCTGCGACAAGTTGGGTGTCTCCGCCGTCCCCTACCTGATCGCGGAGGCGCTCGCGTCGAACATCGGCGGGGCCGCCACGCTGATCGGCGACCCGCCGAACATCATCATCGCCAGCCGAGCCGGCCTCACCTTCAACGATTTCCTGGTGCACATGGCGCCGGTGGTCACGGTGGCGTTCGTCGTGTTCGTGGTGATGTGCCGGTGGCTGTTCCGTCGCTCCTTCGAGTACCACCCGGAGCGGGTCGCGGAGGTGATGGCCCTCGACGAGCGCAAGGCCATCACCGACGTTCGGCTGCTGGTGCGCTGCCTGGCTGTCCTGGGCCTGGTCATCACCGCCTTCTCGCTGCACGCCGTCCTGCACCTCGAACCGGCCATCGTGGCTCTGCTCGGCGCCGGGGCGATGGTGCTGGTCACCCGCGCCACCCCGGAGCAGTTCCTGCCCGAGGTGGAATGGTCCACGCTGGTGTTCTTCATGGGCCTGTTCATCATGGTCGGGGGGCTGGTCGAGACCGGGGTGATCAGCGCCGTCGGCCACTGGGCGGTGGGCGCCGTCGGCGATGACTACTTCGCCGCCGCGTCCTCGCTGCTGTTCGGTTCGGCCGTCTTCGGGGCGTTCCTGGACAACATCCCGTACGTCGCCACCACCGCGCCGATCGTCGAGGACATCGTGGCCGAAAGCGTCGACCCCGCGGTCATGCAGCCGCTGTGGTGGGCCTTTGCCCTCGGCGCCGACTTCGGGGGCAACGGCACCGCGGTGGCGGCGAGCGCCAACGTGGTGGTGCTCGGGGTGGCCGCCCGCGCCGGCCAGCCCATCGGCTTCTGGCAGTTCACCAGGTACGGCATCATCACCACCGTCGTCACCACAATCGTGGCCTGGGCCTACGTCTGGCTGCGCTACTTCGCCTGA